The Clostridia bacterium genomic interval GGTATTTTTCATATTTATGCTGTTGAAAATGTGGAGCAGGGGATTGAAATTTTGACTGGTGTAGAGGCAGGCACAATTAACGAAGCAGGCTTTTATCCTCAAGATACGGTTTTTGGTCGTGTTCAGCAAAAATTAGCTCAATATTATGCTTTGGTAAAAGATGAGTCTATTGAAAAAGAGTAAAGACATATTACCTCATTCCCCTTAGTAAAGATAAAGAAAAAGGGGAGTGGGTAAGTGTGAGATTAAATCTTAAGAATGTGCCTGGGGAAAAAATAATTGCTTTAATTTTGCTACTAATTTTTTTGGGTGGGGGATTTCATTTGGTGCGGGAAATTAGACAACCCCCACCTTTTGAAGCCGTAAAACAAGGTTTGGCTTATACTTTACAGGCAAGTAGTTTTAGTTTTGAACTACAGGCTAGTCGTATTTTAAAAGGTGAAACAATGATTTTATCGGAAATACAGGGACAAAAAGCAGAGGAGGGAGTCTATGTAAAAGGTACTTTACCTTTATTAAATGCTGATCTGGAGATATACTATTTAGGTGATCAACTTTATCGCCGTGATACATTGACTAAAGATTGGGTTAAGATTCCTGCAGCAGGCAAAATAGGTGTGGAACTTTTAATGGCAGAATTAAATCCTTTAGGTGTTTTAGAATTTTTAGAGGAAGAGTTTGCAGCCAAATATGCGGGTAAAGCAAAAGTTGGCAAAAAAAAATGTCGGGTTTATGAAGTAATGAGTCGGGGAGAAAATAAGTTTGCCGAATTTTTTTGGCAAGACTTTAATTATATTTTATGGGTAGATCAAAAAGGTAAATATATTCGTCAGGCCCAAATTACGGCTGAACATCGTGATGAACCGGAACATGATTTACAAATTCTAATTACTTTGGGAGATTTTAATCGGTCTTTTGTTCTTGAACCACCGGTTAAATAATTAATAAAGGAGTTCATATAAATGCGGCATCATTTACAAAAAATCTTGATTACCGAAAAACAAATCGAGGAAAAAGTAAAAGAATTGGGTGCTTTAATTTCTCGGGATTATGAGCAAAAAGACTTGGTGATTATTGGTGTTTTAAAAGGGGCGGTTGTTTTTTTGGCTGATTTAATTAGGGAAATAAAGATTCCTTTGGCCCTTGATTTTATCAGTACTTCTAGTTATGGTGCGTCCACACGCACTTCGGGTGTGGTGCGGATTTTAAAGGATTTGGATAAGGATATTACTGCTAAAGATGTGTTACTTGTCGAGGATATAATTGATACAGGGTTAACTTTAAGCTATTTAACAGATAATTTGAGAGCACGTCAACCGGCAAGTTTGAAGATTTGCACATTTTTGGATAAGCCGGAAAGGCGGCAGCTAATTTTAAAGCCTGATTATAAGGGATATGATATTCCTAATGATTTTGTGGTTGGTTATGGTCTTGATTATAATGAAAAATATCGTAATTTACCATATGTAGGGGTTTTAAAACCAAAATATTATCAAGTTTAAGGCAGGGGATTAAATTGTTTATACAGGAAAAAATTTTAATTTTAGATTTTGGGTTTCCACAAGTACAGGATTTAGCCCGTCAAATACGACAATTAGGTGTTTTTTCGGTAATTTTTCCTTATCAGACTTCTATGGAAAAAATAGCGGCTTTAGAGCCACAAGGAATTATTTTAGCTGCAGAAGATTTTGCTGCTTTTCAGTCTGAAGTGACACAAATTAAGCAGTGTAATTTTCCGGTGGCTTTTTGGCCTGCTTTGACTAAAGTGGGACTAAAGGAATTTCTTTTTCAGGATTGTTCCTGTAAGGTTTATTGGTCTATTGCTAATTTTATAGAAAGACAAGTGCAGCTTATACGTGAAAAGGTAGGTTCAAATAAGGTTTTATGTGCTTTAAGTGGTGGTGTGGATTCTGCGGTGGCTGCAGCTTTGGTTCATCAGGCGGTTGGTGAGCAATTAACCTGTGTTTTTGTTGATCACGGTTTTTTGCGTAAAGGTGAGGCTGAAGAGGTGCAAAATGTTTTTCAAAAAAAATGGCCGCTTAACTTGATTTTTGTGGATGCTCGGGAGCGTTTCCTAAAGAAACTTAGTGGTATAAGTGATCCTGAACAAAAACGAAAAATTATCGGTAATGAATTTATACGTGTTTTTGAAGAAACGGCACTTGGTTTGGGAGAAGTCGATTTTTTGGTACAAGGAACTGTTTATCCTGATGTTTTAGAAAGCGGTAGTGGGGTAGGGGGAACTATTAAGTCACATCATAATGTAGGTGGTTTGCCGGAAAAAATGAATTTTCGTTTATTAGAGCCTTTGGCTAAATTATTTAAAAATGAAGTGCGTAAAGTAGGTCGGGAATTAGGTTTACCTACAGAAATTATTGAAAGACAGCCTTTCCCTGGACCAGGATTGGCGATTCGTATTATTGGGGAAATAACTGCGGAAAAATTAGAGATTTTACGAGAAGCAGATGCCATCTTTTTGGATGAAATTCGTCAAGCCGCTTTTGATGATTTATGGCAGGTTTTTGCTGTTTTACCTTCAATTAAAAGTGTGGGTGTACAAGATAAAGTAAGAACTTATGCTTATCCCCTTATTTTACGTGCGGTAACAAGTGTTGACGCCATGACGGCTAAAGCTGCACATTTGCCTTATGAGTTATTGGATAAAATTACCGAAAGGATTATCAGGGAAGTACCCCAGATTAATCGCGTAGTTTATGACCTTACATCTAAACCCCCAGGAACAATTGAATGGGAGTAATATTAAGTATTTCAACGAGTGTTTATTTTGATTTCAGTATCCATGTTAACATTAAGTTGTTCTAGTTTTTGGCAAAGTAGTTCTTTTGTATACCATTGTTTGTTTGACTCGGCTATTTCAGCCCTTCTTTCAGCTAGTTTTTTTCGCAGCATTGGTGAATATAGGCTTTCGCGATTTAAGTTTCTAAGTACTTTGCCTTTAGCATTGAGTTCCGCTATTCCTTCGATTTTTCTTTTTGGGGGTTTCTTTTGTAGTGCTCTTTTGCTGCCAATATGACCTGCAAGTTTAAAAGTTTCCAAGACAGTCCTTCCAGTAAGATAACCTACCGCTCCACCGAGTGTTAAATAAAAAAGCATTTTTTTGTCCCCTTTCTTTTGGGATTATAATTATATTATACCATAATATTGTGGAATTGTTAGTA includes:
- the hpt gene encoding hypoxanthine phosphoribosyltransferase; translation: MRHHLQKILITEKQIEEKVKELGALISRDYEQKDLVIIGVLKGAVVFLADLIREIKIPLALDFISTSSYGASTRTSGVVRILKDLDKDITAKDVLLVEDIIDTGLTLSYLTDNLRARQPASLKICTFLDKPERRQLILKPDYKGYDIPNDFVVGYGLDYNEKYRNLPYVGVLKPKYYQV
- the guaA gene encoding glutamine-hydrolyzing GMP synthase, which codes for MKLFIQEKILILDFGFPQVQDLARQIRQLGVFSVIFPYQTSMEKIAALEPQGIILAAEDFAAFQSEVTQIKQCNFPVAFWPALTKVGLKEFLFQDCSCKVYWSIANFIERQVQLIREKVGSNKVLCALSGGVDSAVAAALVHQAVGEQLTCVFVDHGFLRKGEAEEVQNVFQKKWPLNLIFVDARERFLKKLSGISDPEQKRKIIGNEFIRVFEETALGLGEVDFLVQGTVYPDVLESGSGVGGTIKSHHNVGGLPEKMNFRLLEPLAKLFKNEVRKVGRELGLPTEIIERQPFPGPGLAIRIIGEITAEKLEILREADAIFLDEIRQAAFDDLWQVFAVLPSIKSVGVQDKVRTYAYPLILRAVTSVDAMTAKAAHLPYELLDKITERIIREVPQINRVVYDLTSKPPGTIEWE